The Rhodopseudomonas palustris genome window below encodes:
- a CDS encoding RsmB/NOP family class I SAM-dependent RNA methyltransferase yields the protein MTPAARLSAAIDLIATIDGQRIPAAKALKEWGTAHRYAGSGDRAAIAGVVWDVLRRRASSAFLMDDDSARARVLGMLKLERGMTPEAIAALCDGGRFAPEPLTDAEHAALSGRTLDAAPPHIAGDYPEWLDGALAEVFGEERVAEATAMASRAPLDLRVNTLKAKREKVLASLKHLGASETPWSPIGLRIELGADARNPGVQAEPDFIKGAIEVQDEGSQLAALLSAAKPGEQVIDLCAGAGGKTLALAAMMQGKGRLIATDSDKRQLAPIHERLSRAGVHNCDIRAPKGPADTLSDIHASADLVLVDAPCTGTGTWRRNPDAKWRMRPGALEIRLKDQAEVLARAAALVKPGGRIAYVTCSVLPAENGGQIKAFTAAHPDFAVTPPAEVAAALWDKAEAFLAAVRTSPEGLLMTPRKTGTDGFFVSVLRKQGS from the coding sequence ATGACCCCCGCCGCACGGCTGTCCGCAGCCATCGACCTGATCGCCACCATCGACGGCCAACGCATTCCCGCCGCCAAGGCCCTCAAGGAGTGGGGCACGGCGCATCGCTATGCCGGTTCCGGCGATCGCGCCGCGATTGCAGGCGTGGTCTGGGACGTGCTGCGCCGCCGCGCCTCCAGCGCCTTCCTGATGGACGACGACAGCGCCCGCGCGCGGGTGCTCGGCATGCTCAAGCTCGAACGCGGCATGACACCGGAGGCGATCGCGGCGCTGTGTGACGGCGGCCGGTTCGCGCCGGAGCCTTTGACCGACGCCGAGCACGCCGCCTTGTCCGGGCGCACGCTCGACGCCGCTCCGCCGCATATCGCCGGAGATTATCCGGAATGGCTCGACGGCGCCTTGGCCGAGGTGTTCGGCGAGGAGCGGGTTGCAGAAGCGACCGCGATGGCCAGCCGGGCGCCGCTCGACCTGCGCGTCAACACGCTGAAGGCGAAGCGCGAGAAGGTGCTGGCGTCGCTGAAGCACCTCGGCGCGTCCGAGACCCCGTGGTCGCCGATCGGCCTGCGGATCGAACTCGGCGCCGACGCCCGCAATCCGGGCGTGCAGGCCGAGCCGGATTTCATCAAGGGCGCCATTGAGGTGCAGGACGAGGGCTCGCAGCTCGCGGCGCTGCTGTCGGCCGCCAAGCCCGGCGAGCAGGTGATCGATTTGTGCGCCGGCGCCGGCGGCAAGACGCTGGCGCTGGCGGCGATGATGCAGGGCAAGGGCCGGCTGATCGCCACCGATTCCGACAAGCGCCAGCTCGCGCCGATCCACGAGCGGCTGTCGCGCGCCGGCGTGCATAATTGCGATATTCGGGCTCCGAAGGGGCCGGCCGATACCCTGTCCGACATCCACGCCTCCGCCGATCTGGTGCTGGTCGACGCGCCGTGCACCGGCACCGGCACCTGGCGTCGCAACCCCGACGCGAAATGGCGGATGCGCCCCGGTGCGCTGGAGATCCGGCTGAAGGACCAGGCCGAGGTGCTGGCGCGCGCCGCCGCACTGGTGAAGCCCGGCGGCCGGATCGCCTATGTCACCTGCTCGGTGCTGCCGGCGGAGAACGGCGGCCAGATCAAGGCGTTCACGGCCGCGCACCCGGACTTCGCCGTCACCCCGCCGGCGGAGGTCGCCGCCGCGCTGTGGGACAAGGCCGAGGCCTTCCTGGCCGCCGTCCGGACCTCGCCTGAAGGCCTGCTGATGACCCCGCGCAAGACCGGAACGGACGGGTTTTTCGTGTCGGTGCTGCGCAAGCAAGGCTCCTGA
- the guaA gene encoding glutamine-hydrolyzing GMP synthase, with product MTAPSTSSASSVVPSGADTSPHVAAIHEKILIVDFGSQVTQLIARRVREEGVYSEIVPFQKAEAAFAEMKPKAVILSGGPASVLDADAPIAPMAILEAGVPVLGICYGEQTLAKQLGGTVEAGHHREFGRATIEITDDCALFDGVWEKGGQYDVWMSHGDRVTKLPDGFRGVAKAPGSPISVIADDTRKFYAMQFHPEVVHTPDGAKLLRNFVRKVAGLTGDWTMRAFREEAIEKIRAQVGQGKVICGLSGGVDSAVAAVLIHEAIGDQLTCVFVDHGMLRKDEAKTVVDLFRHHYNIPLVHVDASETFLGALNGVTDPEQKRKIIGKLFIDVFDAEAKVVGGADFLAQGTLYPDVIESVSFTGGPSVTIKSHHNVGGLPERMNMKLVEPLRELFKDEVRALGRELGLPDVFVGRHPFPGPGLAIRCPGEITAEKLEILRNADAVYIDQIRKAGLYDQIWQAFAVLLPVKTVGVMGDGRTYEYVVGLRAVTSTDGMTADFYSFDMNFLGATATRIINEVKGVNRVVYDVTSKPPGTIEWE from the coding sequence ATGACAGCCCCCAGCACATCCTCCGCTTCGTCCGTCGTCCCCTCCGGCGCCGACACCTCGCCGCATGTCGCCGCGATCCACGAGAAGATCCTGATCGTCGATTTCGGCTCGCAGGTCACCCAACTGATCGCCCGCCGCGTCCGCGAGGAGGGCGTGTATTCCGAGATCGTGCCGTTCCAGAAGGCGGAGGCCGCCTTCGCCGAGATGAAGCCGAAGGCCGTGATCCTGTCCGGCGGCCCGGCTTCGGTGCTGGACGCCGACGCGCCGATCGCGCCGATGGCGATCCTCGAAGCCGGCGTGCCGGTGCTCGGGATCTGCTACGGTGAACAGACGCTGGCCAAGCAGCTCGGCGGCACCGTCGAGGCAGGCCACCACCGCGAATTCGGCCGCGCCACGATCGAGATCACCGATGATTGCGCGCTGTTCGACGGGGTATGGGAGAAGGGCGGCCAGTACGACGTCTGGATGAGCCATGGCGACCGCGTCACCAAGCTCCCGGACGGCTTCCGCGGCGTCGCCAAGGCGCCGGGCTCGCCGATCTCGGTGATCGCCGACGACACCCGCAAATTCTATGCGATGCAGTTCCACCCCGAAGTGGTGCACACGCCCGACGGCGCGAAACTCCTGCGCAATTTCGTCCGCAAGGTTGCGGGGCTGACCGGTGACTGGACGATGCGCGCCTTCCGCGAGGAGGCGATCGAGAAGATCCGCGCCCAGGTGGGCCAGGGCAAGGTGATCTGCGGCCTGTCCGGCGGCGTCGACTCGGCGGTCGCCGCGGTGCTGATCCACGAGGCGATCGGCGATCAGCTCACCTGCGTGTTCGTCGATCACGGCATGCTGCGCAAGGACGAAGCCAAGACCGTCGTCGACCTGTTCCGGCACCACTACAACATCCCGCTGGTGCATGTGGATGCGTCCGAGACCTTCCTCGGCGCGCTCAATGGCGTCACCGATCCGGAGCAGAAGCGCAAGATCATCGGCAAGCTGTTCATCGACGTGTTCGACGCCGAGGCCAAGGTCGTCGGCGGCGCGGATTTCCTGGCGCAGGGCACGCTGTATCCCGACGTGATCGAAAGCGTGTCGTTCACCGGCGGCCCGTCGGTGACGATCAAGTCGCACCACAATGTCGGTGGCCTGCCCGAACGCATGAACATGAAGCTGGTCGAGCCCTTGCGCGAATTGTTCAAGGACGAGGTGAGGGCGCTCGGCCGCGAGCTCGGCCTGCCCGACGTGTTCGTCGGCCGTCATCCGTTCCCGGGCCCCGGCCTCGCGATCCGCTGCCCCGGCGAGATCACGGCCGAGAAGCTCGAGATCCTGCGCAATGCGGACGCCGTCTACATCGACCAGATCCGCAAGGCCGGACTCTACGACCAGATCTGGCAGGCCTTCGCGGTGTTGCTGCCGGTCAAGACCGTCGGCGTGATGGGCGACGGCCGCACCTATGAGTACGTGGTTGGATTGCGGGCGGTGACTTCGACCGACGGCATGACGGCCGACTTCTATTCCTTCGACATGAACTTCCTCGGCGCCACCGCGACCCGGATCATCAACGAGGTCAAGGGCGTCAACCGCGTGGTGTACGACGTCACGAGTAAGCCGCCGGGGACAATCGAGTGGGAATGA
- a CDS encoding SDR family NAD(P)-dependent oxidoreductase, translating into MISNREGKRTALVTGANSGLGKAIATALAAENTRVGLVVRDRERGETALAEIRAATGNDDLHLFVADLADQSAIRAMAQAVQQRFEHLHLLVNNAGTAFPERRLSPQGIECALAVNHLGPFLLTNLLLDLLKASAPARIVNVGTRISTALDFGDLNWERRPYRMMQGYGQSKLGNLHFTFELARRLQGSGVTVNCVFPGVFKSNLGGTDGAQGFFLKLFARLGGWAIPSAERAARRVLYLADAPELADVSGQYFGDRKTIPAPAQALDADANRRVWQISETLTAEQGTAGG; encoded by the coding sequence ATGATTTCGAACCGTGAAGGGAAACGAACCGCTCTGGTGACCGGGGCCAATTCGGGTCTGGGCAAAGCCATCGCGACGGCATTGGCGGCGGAGAATACGCGCGTTGGCCTGGTGGTACGCGACCGCGAACGGGGCGAGACGGCGCTTGCAGAGATCAGGGCCGCCACCGGCAACGACGACCTGCATCTGTTTGTCGCCGATCTGGCCGACCAGTCGGCGATCCGTGCAATGGCGCAAGCCGTGCAGCAGCGTTTCGAGCACCTGCACTTGCTGGTGAACAATGCCGGCACCGCCTTCCCAGAGCGGCGGCTCAGCCCCCAGGGGATCGAGTGCGCGCTGGCGGTGAACCATCTCGGCCCCTTCCTCCTCACCAACCTGCTGCTGGATCTCCTCAAAGCCAGTGCCCCGGCGCGGATCGTCAATGTCGGCACGCGGATCAGCACCGCGCTGGATTTCGGCGATCTGAATTGGGAGCGGCGGCCCTACCGCATGATGCAGGGCTACGGCCAGTCCAAGCTCGGCAATCTGCATTTCACCTTCGAGCTGGCGCGACGGCTGCAAGGCAGCGGCGTGACGGTCAATTGCGTCTTCCCCGGCGTGTTCAAATCCAACCTCGGCGGCACCGACGGCGCCCAGGGGTTCTTTCTGAAGCTGTTCGCCCGATTGGGAGGCTGGGCGATCCCGTCTGCGGAGCGGGCGGCGCGCCGCGTGCTGTATCTCGCCGACGCACCGGAACTGGCCGACGTAAGCGGCCAGTATTTCGGCGACCGAAAGACCATTCCGGCCCCCGCCCAGGCGCTCGACGCGGACGCAAATCGTCGGGTGTGGCAGATCAGCGAAACGCTCACGGCAGAGCAAGGCACGGCAGGCGGCTGA
- a CDS encoding zinc-dependent alcohol dehydrogenase — MKALTWHGKSDIRCESVPDPKIEHGRDAIIRVTACAICGSDLHLFDGVMPSMQSGDVLGHETMGEVVEVGADNKALKVGDRVVVPFTISCGECFFCKRGFFSGCERSNPNAEQAAKLWGHSPAGLFGYSHLLGGFAGGQAEYLRVPYADVGPIKVPDGMTDEQALFLSDIFPTGFMAADFCDLQGGETVAIWGCGPVGQFAIKSAFLLGAERVIAIDTVPERLEMARASGAITIDFKHDDVYDRIQELTQGRGADACIDAVGTEPETTSGLDAVVDRIKVATFMGTDRPHVLRQAIHCCRNFGTVSIVGVYGGLLDKIPMGSAINRGLTFRMAQTPVQRYLPQLLSRIEKGEIDPTFVITHRATLDEGPDLYKTFRDKKDGCIKVVMKP; from the coding sequence ATGAAGGCGCTGACCTGGCACGGCAAGAGCGATATCCGCTGCGAAAGCGTGCCCGATCCCAAGATCGAACATGGACGTGACGCGATCATCCGGGTCACCGCGTGCGCGATTTGCGGTTCCGACCTGCATCTGTTCGACGGCGTGATGCCGTCGATGCAGAGCGGCGACGTGCTCGGTCACGAAACCATGGGCGAGGTGGTCGAGGTCGGCGCCGACAACAAGGCGCTGAAGGTCGGCGATCGCGTGGTGGTGCCGTTCACGATCTCCTGCGGCGAATGCTTCTTCTGCAAGCGCGGCTTCTTCAGCGGCTGCGAGCGCTCCAATCCGAATGCCGAGCAAGCCGCCAAACTCTGGGGCCATTCGCCCGCCGGTCTGTTCGGCTATTCGCATCTGCTCGGCGGCTTTGCCGGCGGGCAGGCGGAATATCTGCGCGTACCTTACGCCGATGTCGGTCCGATCAAGGTGCCGGATGGCATGACCGACGAGCAGGCGCTGTTCCTGTCGGACATTTTTCCGACCGGCTTCATGGCGGCCGATTTCTGCGATCTGCAAGGCGGCGAAACGGTTGCGATCTGGGGCTGCGGGCCGGTCGGACAATTCGCCATCAAGAGCGCGTTCCTGCTCGGCGCCGAGCGCGTCATTGCCATCGACACCGTGCCGGAACGGCTGGAAATGGCTCGCGCATCCGGCGCGATCACGATCGACTTCAAGCACGACGACGTCTACGACCGCATTCAGGAACTGACCCAGGGCCGCGGCGCCGACGCCTGCATCGACGCGGTCGGCACCGAGCCGGAGACCACCTCCGGCCTCGATGCCGTGGTCGATCGGATCAAGGTGGCGACCTTCATGGGCACCGATCGGCCGCACGTGCTGCGGCAGGCGATCCATTGCTGTCGCAATTTCGGGACCGTCTCCATCGTCGGCGTCTATGGCGGTCTGCTCGACAAGATCCCGATGGGGTCTGCGATCAATCGCGGCCTGACGTTCCGGATGGCACAAACCCCGGTTCAGCGCTATCTGCCGCAGTTGCTGTCCCGCATCGAGAAGGGTGAGATCGACCCGACCTTCGTCATCACCCATCGCGCCACGCTGGACGAGGGCCCCGACCTCTACAAGACGTTTCGCGACAAGAAGGACGGCTGCATCAAGGTGGTGATGAAGCCCTAA
- the cobA gene encoding uroporphyrinogen-III C-methyltransferase, giving the protein MTTSPPSRFTPGSVALVGAGPGDADLLTLRAVKRLQQADVVLYDDLAGEDFMSFLKPDVELVAVGKRAGHPSPRQDEVSRLIVAHAGRGKRVVRLKAGDPAVFARSDEELRAARDAGIDIEIVPGVTTATAAAAAIGASLTKRGVARRVQLVTGHDVDGRLPGDLDIAALADPAATTCIYMGKATFPALVERLIAHGMSPQTPAAIVESLGSPETRIYRGTIAETAARLTTDRPHGACMIIYGLALEES; this is encoded by the coding sequence ATGACGACCTCGCCTCCCTCCCGGTTCACCCCCGGCAGCGTCGCCCTCGTCGGCGCCGGCCCCGGCGATGCCGACCTGCTGACGTTGCGCGCGGTCAAGCGCCTGCAGCAAGCCGATGTCGTGCTGTACGACGATCTGGCCGGCGAAGACTTCATGTCGTTCCTCAAGCCGGACGTCGAGCTGGTCGCCGTCGGCAAACGCGCCGGACATCCGTCGCCGCGGCAGGACGAGGTCAGCCGGCTGATCGTGGCCCATGCCGGGCGCGGCAAGCGCGTGGTGCGGCTGAAGGCCGGCGACCCTGCCGTGTTCGCCCGCTCCGACGAGGAACTACGCGCCGCCCGCGACGCCGGCATCGATATCGAAATCGTCCCCGGCGTCACCACCGCGACGGCGGCCGCCGCGGCGATCGGCGCATCGCTGACCAAGCGCGGCGTCGCCCGCCGCGTCCAGCTCGTCACCGGCCACGACGTCGACGGCCGTCTGCCGGGCGATCTCGACATCGCGGCGCTGGCCGATCCGGCGGCGACGACCTGCATCTATATGGGCAAGGCGACCTTTCCGGCACTGGTCGAACGCCTGATCGCCCACGGCATGAGCCCGCAAACGCCGGCCGCGATCGTCGAAAGCCTCGGCTCGCCGGAGACGCGGATCTATCGCGGGACGATCGCCGAGACCGCGGCCCGGCTCACCACCGATCGCCCGCACGGCGCTTGCATGATCATCTACGGGCTGGCGCTCGAAGAAAGTTAG